The genomic region taCTTTGGGGTGTTGTATGAAGGTTGGAAGGTGCATTAACAATTGGTTTATGAGGAAGAATGGTTTGATTGAAGCTGTTAATAAGATTTTGTCTAAGTGGAAGAGTAAAGCAGGGTATCTTAAGAGTGTTATTTCTTTTCAGAGGACGACTTGAAGAAGCTGGGTGAGACGATTTTGATGTAGTTGTGGGAAAAGGTGTATATTCCATGGAAGGCGTAGTTGGAATGGGAGTAGTTGTTGGGTTTTTGCTGAAATAAGGGTAAACATTTTCCTTATTGGCAAGGTGAATAGGAAGGATGTTTGTCATTCGATGGTTAGTTGAAATAGGACATTGGTGTTGGGTTGATGTAGGAGGTGTATTGACAGTATTTTCAAATGTCACAGAAGTTGGAATGGGTGTGAGATGCTGATGAGGGGATTGAGAGGAATTAACATTGGTGGAGTTGTTTTTCTTTGTGATCAGGCTGAGTCTTCTTCTCTTTCTAGCTAGGAAAGCCGGGCTTTGTTCCTTGGAAAAATGTGGAGGTTCCATTTATGCCAAGATTCTTAGTGGTTGATGGTAAAATATGGAAAAGAGGTTGTTAGAAGATGGAAAAAAAAGATGATGATGAAAAATAAGGTTGAAAGAAATGCCTTGTAATGATACACGGTTAAATCCATGTTAATATATCGAAAGGAGGCAATGGTGACAATGCAAGCTATTCAAATATTCTGTGTCATTGTGAAGGGAAAAAATGCAGAAGCTGTTTGTGTTATTCTGGTGTGAAATAGTGTATGCATACATAGTGGTGGTGATGTTGGAATGAAGAACATGAAGAAGGTAACAGTGTTGGCGGTTGTTTGCAAAAATAGAATATGAAATTTAAACTTTTGAAAGCATAGTAAATTGTTTAGTGGGGCACAGAGGCGGGAATTGAAAATGTATGTGAAAAGTTTTGATTTAAAAAGCATATTTGTTAAACAAAAAGTCTGATACTTTAAAATTTGGAAAATTCGAATAAAGTGGGGCCATGTTATACTTCTTGTGTGTTGCTAGATACTCAAGTTTGCTGCATTGGGAATAGAAAGAGTACATTAAGCAGATCCCATGATGTGCTTTGGTAAAGAGAAAATAGATTTTGCTCAAAAGGACAATTTCAGGAGTGGGGTCCGAAAAAACCAGCCTGTAGATTTCCATCAATTGACGTGAAGAGTGAGAGAAGTAAATGGATCATTTAATGCTTTAGGGATCAGACATCATCGACGTTACTGTAGGGACCCTTTGAAAAGTTTGTATATCAAAGTATCATTAAATATTAATAGAATATATATGATTATTTATTAATCAGAAAAGTTAATAAAGTCAACAAAGTTTTGAATCACCAAATTAACTGAAAGCTGATCTTGTGCTTTACTAAAATTTGGGTCGTTGACAAACTGAGTGGGGTCGTTGGCAATATAGCTTATTTTATACATCAGCCATTTAAAGTCATAGaatttgtaaaaaatatttgatctaaTAAGAAACATAGATGGTAATATGGATTgggaaaataattataatttcttgattaaataaGCTGGAAAATATAAAGAGCATGAAGAATTAGTTATAAAGAAGAGGAATTACTTAAACCAAAATAagcattaattataatattatacaACCATTGCTGCCCTTGAAAAGTAGTGATGTTTTAGGTGGAGAGTAAAATTCTAATAACTGTTGACTTAGGCAGATtacaaaaagatagttttcactTGAAATTAATGGAAAGCATGCTAATTCTCCAGTTTGATATGCTTTTTCATCTTTGTGGAAGATTGTTGTAATTCAGACGTCTGAGATAAAGGAGTAATGTCATGTGATTCATGTGGAGCAATCCGTTTAGCAGCTGAAGTTGGTGTAACAGGGTCCGGCAATGCATCAGATGTAATATCGGTTTCCTGATAAGAAGAACAACTGAACCATTAACATATAGCAGGAGTAGAACTGATTGGTATAATACAAAAATATCAGCGGTATAGCAGGAGTGGAAGTCACTGGTATTAGGTAGATAATACGAAATTGGAAATGGGTATTACCGGAATGATGTCCCAATCATCCAAATGTGAAACCTCAGCAACACTCTCATTGTTCTTAGCCAATATAAAAGAAAAACAGTGATTTATTAAGGAAAGAAGGATAAACCATAAACAGAAATgggaataataaaaataagtggTTGAACATACCTGTGTTACATTAGGAGTTAGCATGTCCTGGGAATTAGGCTAATAAAAAAGGTAGAAACGTTAATGCTGAATTTAAAACGTATATATATGACTATATGTATAATAATGTAGTCCACCAAAAAACACGTACCAATTCCTGTCCAAATGAACGCAGTATATCCTTTTTTACAATGTCATCTTCAAATATAGACATAACAGACGCATTTTCCCAATCAGGTTGCCATTTGACCTTGAAAACCATGGTCATTCCAACTAAAGCATCAAGCGCTACTGGGAACTCAAGAGGGTCGGTAATACCAGCCTTTTATAAGAATGAAAGATGTCAGTCAATGGGTTCACAGATAATCGAAGACCATGACGTTAAAGCTCAAGATAAAGTAGCAGGATGAGACCTCAAGTAAATTAGTGCGCATCTGAGCAGCAGTGACCTTCAAAAGTTGAAAAGCTTCACGGTCCCATATTACAAATGATGCTTTTGTTCCAGCATTAAAaacttcaattaaaattttatacctGTAATACATTGAGGTGATGAGGATGCAATTGTGTTGTGCACATAGAAATGTCATGGAATAGGTTGATATGTTACCTATAAATGGCTGTTTCTGTTTTGTGGCGAAGAGTACATTCATAGGGTGGTTCATTCCCTTTAGCAACCCTAGGACACTGATGACATGCTTGGTAATACCATCCACCTTGAGCAGCCTTGAGTTTGGTTATTGTCGCAACGGTAACACATTGAGCTTCCTGACAATGAAACAATAGCCTTCTTTCATTAGGGTAGAGAAATAATAGTTGTAAAAGGAATAATATTGAGATGAAAAGAAGTTAATACCTCCTTGAGTTTTACAATTTCAACCAAAGGCCGTACGGTTGCTTTATACATTAGTTTATCATAAGGAGTATGTTGAGAAGAAGTTGAGTATTGAGACAGTGTCTGGGACTGCAGGCTCAAAGCCTGACTTGAAGATTCAGCCTCACTGATTTTTGGTAggctataaataaaattaaaacaaatgaacAACACAGTAGAATTAAAGTCAATGATAGAGGATATCTGGTGGAAAAACTGATACCTTTCAATAAATTCTTTAATCTGAGGAAAGTCATCATTGAGAATCAACTTTGTAACGTTGAAGGTGTTAGAAACACATAATGGATACTTACCTAAAAATGAAAAGGCATATgagagttattattattattgtatggCAAACCTTTAAATAAACAATAAGTTCAATATGTTATGCATCTATATTAATCAGATACCTTCTTCCTTGACTTTTGCATATTGCAAAACAATAATGAGGGGAGTTGTGTCCTTTCTATTTTTACTGAATTCATGGAACTGCACTGCATATCCTTCCCACAAAGTGCAATTCAAAACGTTGCCCCTAAAGAAAATTCAATAACAGAATAATTTTAGTAtgacaaataacaacaaaaactgTTAAAAAAGAGTTGCATAATTAAAGACATACGACAAATCCTTCAACGATAGATTGATCTGTTGTTTCTTGCCCCCCTGTTGTAGTTGGGTGTAGCCAATTTCTGTGACCATTCCAATGACATCtgagaaaaaagaaacaaaacataATAGAATAGAGAAACATGTTGTGCACATAAAATAAGGCTCAGTTAATATTTTCATACCCATTAGAACATCCTTTTTCCAATTCTCAGACATAATATCAGTGAAAGAAGTGAATTTAAGTGGCTTTGCAGGAATTTGATGTTTATTCTTGTCGGTAACAGATGTACCACCAGTAAATGTCAACATAAATTTGTGATCTGAAGGCTTGAAAAGCATATCATTAAGAGAGACTTGGAAGTTTGAGATTGTATAAGTGTTGCCAACGGTTAAAAGTGAATCATAAGCCTGCTTAAAAGGATGTGGAACGTTGACATGGATGTCACAGCCCTGTATAATAGACGAAAAAGTAGAGTTTCAGAGAGGAAAGGGAATATGGAAAAGGTAACAACATATGAACAAACTATTAATAGAGGAAACATGTTAGTTGTAAAAGTTTAAAAGATCAACCATATTAACCAAGTTTATAGTATCTAATCAGTGGTGGTAAAATCAGGTTTCCATTAAAACAAAAGTTAATTTTAAGAAACGGTAAAACAACCACTACATTTGTATTTTAAACCAGATTTCACACAAAATGCAGGAAAAAAGTAACAGcataaagaaaagaagaaaatttgacAACCAGGTTGAAGCGCGTAGATCTTCatgttttgttatgttttattgaaAGCAAAGTTTCATTAAACCGTCAGTTTCATTAAGCCAAAGCTTTAGATTTAGAAAACcattaagaataaaaaaatgaAGGATTCATGACAAAAACGCCAAACAGAAGTAGTAACAAAAAATGGCAGATAGAAGAGCTTACATCTTTATCAACGACAACCAACTCGAAATGTTCCTTGTTCTTATTGAGAACGGTCCATTTGTGATGTATAAGAACAACAACTTTCCAAAGCTCCTTCGTATCGTTAATGTTCTTCACCAACTCAAAGGGTCTAGCCATTTAGAATCCGGAAAACCAGAAAAAACGGTTGTATAGTGAAGAAAATGTAATTGTGAAAACTGAAGAAAGAGTTTGGTGGTAGTTAGGGTTGTTCCGGGAACAAAATGTATTTGTGAAAAGTGaagaaagagaagaggaaagaaagaaagagaagaggtaAGTGACATTACAACCTGCAAACAGTGTAGTCATTGGGAACAACATGACTGAGCAACTGTTTTACAGACTCACCTTTTCTTCATTATCCGGTTCAAATGCAACCAATATCCAAaaagaataatattttaataCAGCTGCAGGCAAGGATTAATGAAACAGACCATAAACATGGAAACTAAATGGGCTAATGGGCTGACAAATTGTTACTTTGGACCACAAATACCCCCATAAATGAGATTTGTCACATAATTAAGCCAGGGTTAATATGTCTTAACCAGCACATATTcccttcttatattatagataaataATAATGTAGATAATGAAATAAATGGGATGAATTCGGGGTAGGTACTAGTGTCTCTATTATCCAATCCGTCTCATATTTTATAAGCGGAGAAAGTCAAAATCCAAACCTAAATTTAGTCAAAGTAGATTTTTTTCCATCAACTTCGAGGCATGTTTGGGTGTGTACCTGCTTgtattgattttgttgtcatgCCTAGTGATCTGATGGTTGGACCAATGAACTTTTGACATGTTTCAATGATTTGATGACTGATTCAGTTCTTAAAACACTTGTGGTGAGGTTTAAGAGGGGAACAAATGTGAAATTGTGAGAGAGAAAAGTTAAAGGAAGAAAAAtagataattaaaattttattttcaacctaaatattttatatatatatatatatatatatatatatatatatatatatatatattaaaaaaatttggtgTGACTACAGCCACACCATGTCTCAACATGTTCCGCCCATGTAAGGGATTTAACAAGAAGGTCATAACTATGTTTGAAATACAACTAAATATGAAGAAATTCATAATTCGACACACTAGTCGCGTCGATCAAGAAGGTTCGACTAACGTGTTAGATTTTATTTGAAAGAGTCTCAGGTACATATCCATAAGATTATGATCAATCTCTCTTCAAAATATGTCTAGAATCTCGAAAAGTATTTTGACAAACAGTCAAGTTTGACACATTCATTAGATGTTTAGGACTTAGCCTTCTTTCTAAGTCTAAGAGTGAATTAAGAAAATGATGTATCAACACTATCAGAAACTCTTAGAGGAAGTTAAGAGGCTCAAAGCCAGTTATCAACATGACTAATAGTTTGCAGCAGTTTTTAACCAGTGAAGACGTGTGGAAGTAAATTGGAAGTCTGAAACACACGTAAAAGGATATGTGTCGATTACTGAGGAAATAACTATTGTTGATGGTTATTATTGTAGTAGTATATAGTGCAGATTCATGCATGTAATCGTGGTCGCAAAATTCATATAACATTCTTTATTGAACTAAAGTATCCAAGTCATAGAGAGAAACAGTCTGTAAGATAATATATGAGTTTCCATCCTTGTCTTTTTCTTTTCCAAGTTTTCTTAACCGAAACAtcttactttaatgtcatttattacGCTTTTTGTTTGTTATCTTTATCCAATGTTTATTCTAATTAAAGTTCACATCCACTCAAACCATGCGGTTGAGCTCCATTGGCAAGGAGCCCCGTCCAAGGACGTATTCGAGaaataccgagttcgattcccaGACGGAACAATCTTGCTTGGCCAGCAAATActtttcttaatatttttttgCACAAATTATTCTTGAAATTTTTCGAGTTaatctcttaaataaatgaaactCGTGATTTTTTTGCtaaaaatatcaataataattaTACATTGTCTAAACTTTTCAATTAATGAAAGTTTGGTCAACCAATTCCAAGCCAATTTTTTCCAATTAAACGAAAAATTCAAATAGATATAGCAACTttgcaagaacaagaacaaaaatggGCCGAAATTCTCTAAAAGGTTGAAATTCTATTAGCTTATATTTACTTGTACCTATTATGTAATGCCATCTGTACAGCTAAACTTATCACCTTTATCCAATTATAGATTGACACTTGGATAATTAGGAGTAGTTAGTCATATTGGAGCTTATCAGCTTGTATAAATTGTATGTTGTATCAACCTTCAAGGGTTAATGAGAATGAGTATAGCTTTCAATAACAAATTGGTTTTTCTGTTATCAAGTTTCTGCATCTTCTTCTTTAATACACTGCAGAATCTTCCTGATATCTCCATTATCAACAAATTCTCTAGAAAAGATAATATTCCTAGGTTCATGATGGTACACGATATTGTAGAAGTTTTTataatgttttaattaatttttctacTAGCATTGCATAAATTAAAATTGTTGTGGGAATTGTCAAGAAGAGAAGCTGGAACACAACACAAACTGGAATTTGAAAAAGGTTTATAAATTGGTTTATTATAATCGTTGTAAGAATATAATTTTTTGCCTTTCCTTGATATGATTTGTAAATTATATACAATAATTGTCAAATTAGATATGAATACTAACAATAGTTAATAAATTGATAAATAATCAATACAATTAAATCCTAATGAATATAGACATATTCTAATATTTCATCATAGTTGAGGCGGGAGGTTGACAGAAGTTGGGAGGTTGACAGAAGTTGAAATTGTTATTGAAATCTTGAAATAATATGAAGGAAAGAACTTTTGTAAAAATATCTGCAATTTGACATCGTGATGTGACGTGAAGAACACATACATGACCTTAAGCTACCTTTACACGAACGAAATAAATATCCATCTCGATGTGTTTCGTTCGTTGATGTTGAACTGGGTTACTAGAGAGATATATTGCATTGACGTTGTCACACTAGACCATGGTGGCCTTTTGAATTAGACAGTGTGACTCAAGAAGAAGATTGTGCAATCAACATGATGATGCAGATCCCACACTGGTAATGCCTCTGTATTCACTTTTAGTACTAGAGCGAGATAACATGGGTTGTTGTTTTGATGATCAAGAGAGCaaccaagaaaaacaaaataactgGATGTAGATCATTGGACATCCGAGCACCCTCCCCAACCGACATATGTATATGAAATTATTGAGGAAGTATATATGAGACATAAAGATGTAAACCATAATTTTGTGTTCCTTGAATGTAGCACAAGATACGTCAGAGagctaggtgtcataccccaaatttgtcttaGGATAATTTACTCATCGCATTTGTGTCATTAGTCGGTCATTCATACATTAGGTCGACCAAAGGTTAACCTTAGGTCAATTTTCATCTCATTTAAAGGTAAAAAATAACCTGAATCGTATTTcatgcatttttattttcttacaCTGTCTCATGCATTGTGCGAAATTGATCAAAATTCATTTACAATAAAATTTCGATTCTACAAGCAGATCAATAAAAGCGATTCAATCTTGTGCGTAAAATTAGCCGgcaaaatattttgagttttgacaTGTACCAAACTGTTCTATGAAACTCCAGAGCACGTATGTCGTGTTGGTGTGCTCGTTTTATTTTTTCGATGCTGTTTGCGATTGCATTTTGATCAGTCAGAGCCTATTAATCTAAGTATTTTTATTTGTGATTTTGATCAATTTCGGTCTATTATTCTAAACTTTTGTTGCGTGTAGATTATTTTAatgtgtttgtttttatttttcgatTTATTAtgcatttgattttattcatttttagttTATTCCGGTTTTCATTTTtagttgaaaaaaattaaaacaaaactatattttaattgtagtttatttttagtttatatttttatcaattaaatcagCAAAAGGGGTATTTTAgtcatttttcaaaaatcaagaaaacctAGAAAAACTAgtacatatatattatttgtgAGAGAGTGAAACGAGATCACACTCAGACCTTTTTTGTCTTATCCTTCTCATATCTCTCAATCATAAAACCCAGAAAGCAAAATAAACgagaataaaaaaaatgaaaacacaTAAACCATACTCTTCAAATTCCTGCTTCATTTCTTACTCTCTCAGAATCTAAAAAACCAAATAAAGGAAAAAAGTTTCATCTCTCAGAATCTCAAAAAGCCAAATAACAGAaacagggccggtcctttgaatttggatGCCCTGGGCGAATTAAAATAGTGGTGCCCcaaaatttttttaacaataaatatataagaatagaagaaataattggataaaaacacattttcatttgacattgtgcaaaaagagACTTATACTacatcaatgtttatactacatcgaaacataaaccactataaagagacttattcttcttcttattcttattcttcttcttcttcttcttcttcttcttgatccgatattttttcctataaaaaattgACCAaccctttaaaattatttaaatatcattctctttgcattttttgttgcaaaatcattaatgatttgttcataatcaaggttcttcaaaaaattattttcaattgaaatcaacgcaagattatttaa from Vicia villosa cultivar HV-30 ecotype Madison, WI unplaced genomic scaffold, Vvil1.0 ctg.000273F_1_1_3, whole genome shotgun sequence harbors:
- the LOC131626208 gene encoding uncharacterized protein LOC131626208, which translates into the protein MARPFELVKNINDTKELWKVVVLIHHKWTVLNKNKEHFELVVVDKDGCDIHVNVPHPFKQAYDSLLTVGNTYTISNFQVSLNDMLFKPSDHKFMLTFTGGTSVTDKNKHQIPAKPLKFTSFTDIMSENWKKDVLMDVIGMVTEIGYTQLQQGGKKQQINLSLKDLSGNVLNCTLWEGYAVQFHEFSKNRKDTTPLIIVLQYAKVKEEGKYPLCVSNTFNVTKLILNDDFPQIKEFIESLPKISEAESSSQALSLQSQTLSQYSTSSQHTPYDKLMYKATVRPLVEIVKLKEEAQCVTVATITKLKAAQGGWYYQACHQCPRVAKGNEPPYECTLRHKTETAIYRYKILIEVFNAGTKASFVIWDREAFQLLKVTAAQMRTNLLEAGITDPLEFPVALDALVGMTMVFKVKWQPDWENASVMSIFEDDIVKKDILRSFGQELPNSQDMLTPNVTQNNESVAEVSHLDDWDIIPETDITSDALPDPVTPTSAAKRIAPHESHDITPLSQTSELQQSSTKMKKHIKLEN